Proteins encoded together in one Prionailurus viverrinus isolate Anna chromosome B1, UM_Priviv_1.0, whole genome shotgun sequence window:
- the KCTD9 gene encoding BTB/POZ domain-containing protein KCTD9 produces MRRVTLFLNGSPKNGKVVAVYGTLSDLLSVASSKLGIKATSVYNGKGGLIDDIALIRDDDVLFVCEGEPFIDPQTDSKLPEGLSGSHTDWLTLNVGGRYFTTTRSTLVNKEPDSMLAHMFKDKGVWGNKQDHRGAFLIDRSPEYFEPILNYLRHGQLIVNDGINLLGVLEEARFFGIDSLIEHLEVAIKNSQPPEDHSPISRKEFVRFLLATPTKSELRCQGLNFSGADLSRLDLRYINFKMANLSRCNLAHANLCCANLERADLSGSVLDCANLQGVKMLCSNAEGASLKLCNFEDPSGLKANLEGANLKGVDMEGSQMTGINLRVATLKNAKLKNCNLRGATLAGTDLENCDLSGCDLQEANLRGSNVKGAIFEEMLTPLHMSQSVR; encoded by the exons ATGAGGCGGGTGACCCTGTTCCTTAACGGCAGCCCCAAGAACGGAAAG GTGGTTGCTGTGTATGGAACTTTATCTGATTTGCTTTCTGTGGCCAGCAGTAAACTCGGCATAAAAGCTACCAGTGTATATAATGGGAAAGGTGGACTGATTGATGATATTGCTTTGATCAG GGATGAtgatgttttgtttgtgtgtgaaGGAGAACCATTTATTG ATCCTCAGACAGATTCTAAACTACCTGAAGGGTTGTCAGGATCTCACACAGACTGGCTAACGTTAAACGTCGGAGGGCGTTACTTTACAACTACACG GAGCACTTTAGTGAATAAAGAACCTGACAGTATGCTGGCCCACATGTTTAAGGACAAAG GTGTCTGGGGAAATAAGCAGGATCATAGAGGAGCTTTCTTAATCGACCGGAGTCCCGAGTACTTTGAACCCATTTTGAACTACTTGCGTCACGGACAGCTCATTGTAAATGATGGCATTAATTTATTGG GTGTGTTGGAAGAAGCCAGATTTTTTGGTATTGACTCATTGATTGAACACCTGGAAGTGGCAATAAAG AATTCTCAACCACCAGAGGATCATTCGCCAATATCAAGAAAGGAATTTGTTCGATTTCTTCTAGCCACTCCAACCAAGTCAGAATTGCGTTGCCAG ggtttAAACTTCAGTGGTGCTGATCTTTCCCGTTTGGACCTTCGATACATTAACTTCAAAATGGCCAATTTAAGCCGCTGCAATCTTGCACATGCTAATCTCTGCTGTGCAAATCTTGAACGAGCTGATCTCTCCGGATCAGTGCTTGAC TGTGCAAATCTCCAGGGAGTCAAGATGCTCTGTTCTAATGCAGAAGGGGCATCCCTGAAACTGTGTAATTTTGAAGATCCTTCTGGTCTTAAAGCCAATTTAGAAG GTGCTAATCTGAAAGGTGTGGATATGGAAGGAAGTCAAATGACAGGAATTAACCTGAGAGTTGCTACCTTAAAAAATGCGAAGTTGAAGAACTGTAACCTCCGAGGCGCAACTCTGGCAGGAACGGATTTAGAG AATTGCGACCTGTCTGGGTGCGATCTTCAAGAAGCCAACCTGAGAGGTTCCAACGTGAAGGGAGCTATATTTGAAGAGATGCTGACCCCACTACATATGTCACAGAGTGTCAGATGA
- the GNRH1 gene encoding progonadoliberin-1 has protein sequence MEAIPKLVAGFLLLTLCVVGCSSQHWSYGLRPGGKRSTENLIDAFQEIAKEVDQPAERPRFECTIHQPRSPLKDLRGVLESLTEEETGQKKI, from the exons ATGGAGGCGATTCCAAAACTTGTCGCCGGATTTCTTCTGCTGACCTTATGCGTGGTTGGCTGCTCCAGCCAACACTGGTCTTACGGCCTGCGCCCTGGGGGGAAGAGAAGTACTGAGAATCTGATTGATGCTTTCCAAGAG ATAGCCAAAGAGGTTGATCAACCCGCAGAACGTCCGCGCTTCGAATGCACCATCCACCAGCCCCGTTCTCCCCTCAAGGACCTGCGAGGAGTTCTG GAAAGTCTGACTGAAGAGGAAACTGGGCAGAAGAAGATTTAA